The Leguminivora glycinivorella isolate SPB_JAAS2020 chromosome 4, LegGlyc_1.1, whole genome shotgun sequence genome segment GGCAATGCTACAGTAAATAgagcaaaatattaactttaatttaaaatacattataTTACTACCTAAACATACCaatgtattaaaatatattacattacttgttttttaattttgttgaacATCCAAATAAAACAGTCTCTCTATGTACACTATATCTTAAAACTTGCCATCCTATCGCTTTGAATATCCTTTATTTTTTTGGAACTAGGGATAAAAGTAATAGATTGCAAGACCAAGAAAGTTTTTTAagacaagataaaattaaaagaaacGTTTAAGTTGTATTGAAATGTTTAAGCAATATTTGTTCAGCTTTACAATGTGATGCTGGTGTATATCATTCACATAACATTTtcttttttgtaaaatgaaaagaaaataaatgatgAAATTACAGCAGTACCTATTTGTTCAGCTTTCTTTATGTTCATCACATCCTTTTTTACGAACTTTATGTAATATGAAGATTAAACCATTTTAACAAATTATCTTGAATGTCAATTCTGAAACCGAAAATGTAAAACTGAAATTCACAAATccaaattttcattttcttaACGTTAGGTAGTAGCGACACCTATGGAGATTGTTTGCAATATTCCTGCAGTTGGGGTAGTGGCAGTTGTTTTCGTCAGAGATAATGTCTGCGTAGTTCCTGCATTTTGCCATAGATGGCTCTGTTTAcaagtttaggtatttaaaaaaaatgtgtttttttattaaagagGATTCCTTATGTTTCATATGCAATTTTCAAACGATTTTCTGTTGGCATTTCAGATAAAATGGTCCTTAATACACTTTGAACCATTAGGACCCTTCTGTAATGGACAGCTCGTcagctacatatacatacataaaccaATGAGCATaggaatattaaatttaaacgaATGGCCAATTTAGactgtataaataatattattcgagaTTATTTAAATGTCTATTGTTTTTACTAACACTGATAAAGGATTTCGTTGAATACGTAACCATACtagaaaataaagtttaatAAAAAAGGCAAAAGCAAAAGGCATTTATTGGTGTAGAAATTATAATTgaatataatatgtaagtaatattatacatattttaattgtattaattAAATTTGTCCTTAAGTTTTCTTTTACTTTCGTGTCAGTACCTAaacatcaaagaggatcgagtattatagagaggtactgtcgaagtaaaatgtgtaatcacagtgcatagactgccatctcttgacacaggcttagaacttttgaacctcagttttgacaatttggcccatattcttagcttgatatgtgttaaaatgtcaaatattaatattagcgccatttagctgagcgtaccccaaaggtgtaatgccatctaggccaccgtacctttttctgtatggtactgaggtacgtttttttcttagactttatctgtatatacggagttatatatgtctttggtaaacaTGAACATGTAAACTCTAAATATCAAACtgcgaataaaataaaaagtaaataattatgaTTCGCAATAAAAACAATGCATTGCATCACACTAGGGTTCAATAGGTACATGTTGTTTGCTTTACTAGAAAATACAGTAATATTTTGTAATAGTATGTGCTATCTAAATATTAGCCTAAAGTTGACAAAGGCTTGGCTAACATATTGGTTGTGTAAAGGCTAAACATGGCACGGATTAAAGAGTCTTATTCTTTGAAGTACCAGTGTAACTTGACCTAGTCATACCAATATCAATGCGATATCAGGTAGATTTATTATACTGGTTTTCCCTTCGCGATAGTATCCGTCTCCCTCGGCCTCTGCCAAGCGATAGAATGGCCCATAGTGTTCGGTATGGAAACGATCGCAGAGTACACAATGCAGTGTTTGTAAACCCGCCCTAAAGAGTTCGATGCGACCTTGACAAAGCGGCAAGTTCAGGGTCCCATTGATTATCCAATGCATTTACTTCCTTACTGGAGTTAGAGATTTTTACGGAGAATTGAacactattaaaaatataatgacAGTATGGTCCAAGATAAATGAAAGTCGATCTATTCACTCGTTATTTAAACATTGTATTTTAACTGATTTTCAAAGATTCTAAGTAGGATACAGATAGGCCATGTTTTTAAACCGCTTTGATTATTGAAATTATACAGTGGTGGAATGCATTCTGCAGTCAGGTCTGCTTTATTATTATGTCTGACTAAACTAATGTTATTAAAAACATTATGTAACTGTCGTTATAAACAAAGTTAATCTGTCTTGCCGCCCGAATGTGTAAAACATTTACATACCctatataaacataattatcataaatatgtaattaagaTATTGACGGTTCGGGTGCGCGTAACTTTCGAGATCTTCGCGGAAACAcgtaaaaacaaaggaaataatattataattatatgtatcgtattaatttcaattaaaaaaaaaacacaaattagaTAGATTATGAATAGGTAACCCGGGAAGACGAGAATATTTACAATACATCTGACAGCATAGAAATACCACCAgcgtataaaaaataattattatgctgATTAAGGTGTACAAGACCATTTCATAAATATTAGATAGGTATTTTTGTAACATAGTTCATAACGGTTACAATATAGGCGACgattcaaatttaaaattactgtTTTTTTCATTGTAGGTATACGAAATACCTACGTCTGGTTAAAACTGAGCGTTTGCTCTAAAGCAATCGCGATAGATATCAATTCAAccgtttattttaattataatcttAACATATGAGATTGCCACGTGATTTACATCTCATCTTGACCCATATTGATGATCCAATGACGTTCGTCCTTGTGTCAATGTTGTCgatatcaaaacaaataaatatttaagaaattaaggACTTATTCAAAGTTTATCCTTTATTCCGTCAATTAAGATAAAATCAAAAACTCAAATAATTTGGACTGTGTAGTTCATAAAACAAACTTTTCCCAGAGTTGTTGTGGCATTACCTACGGTCTGTCATTATGACATGTCCGTGCTATTATTATAGCGAAATGAATTTGAACAAAATTAATTTGGAGTGgcttaaaaattataacactTTTCTTTGTGAACTAGAGGTAATTACCGACTAAGTGATAATCCCAAGTATTACATATATAAGGATGTATACGGAATGGATGAAGACTATAATAGCAATGTTTTATGCTACAGGTAGGAATAACATAAACATCGTTACAGCCACAGAAAGATGATTACTTGATAACGTCAATAACATCAAATAATACGCGCTGTGTGGGTGGTCATAAGAACTCCTGCCTTCATAACAAGGCTTCAGTCTGTGTTGATTGTGTGAGCAAGGCTGTCTTAACTCTTAAACAGGACTTTAAGGGTCAAGACGGGTTACCCTTATCACTACCCGATCATGCCGTGGCCATATGAGAAGTTCAATGAGCATCGTGTTTTCCCGATTTGACCCCCGACTCCCTAAGTTCACAATGTGTTCTTATCGTCTTGGACTTACGCAAATTAGATAGCGGATGTTAATAAATGGCGTGCGTCTCTGGACAACAACTTCAGTCTAGAATATCGCGCTCACCGTTTGACCAGTTAAGTTAGTGTACGTATCGAACAACAGATATCGGCAACTTAAAATTCTCTGTTATTAATAGGTATGATATTGTGCTCAAGGGTAATTTTATTAACGAATATGTTTTCTTGTAGGGTGGAAGCGAGCAGGCCCGTCGCGGACAAAGTGACGAGGAGCGATTGTACAGGCAACGGGGGCCCAAATACGCCAGGGTTCCTTCTAGAGCGACCCTCTCCGCTTCGACCACATGCACCTCCCTCGCCACCTCGTGCGGCTCACAAGGGACGCTCGCGCCTAACTACGCGGCCATCCCTGAACTGGTTTCTACAGAAAGCAGCAGCGAAGACGAACAGAGCTCCTTTAACAAGACCCGCAGACACTTTCAGCAGCTGCGCCAGATCAGTCTCGGCAACGAGTTCAAATACAAGATGGAGATGGAAATAAAGAATGAGGGAAGGAAGGATGAGAACCTGCGCAATTCGGTGCCGTTTGTGAAACAGCTGAGCCTTGACAGTAATAAGGCGAAACCTGAGTTCAGCATCAATGGAGACACCCCTCCGTATGCCCCGACCACTCAGCGCATATATCTATGGACTCAGGTACGTAAATCACAGTTTTGTACCACCGATAAGCATATTTACGAATGTTTAGAACTTTCCTTTTTGGCAATAAAATTTGAGTCCTAAAGTCTCTTGATAAGGTTTCTCAGTCAGCATCAAGAAGTTACGTGAATTACTCGTGAATCAAAAcgtgtattatttttttgctgcgAAATATGTTGAGCTACGTAAATACATTTTGGCAGTTTAAACAAGTAGTAAGTTTTTGTGTAAatctaataaataatttaaaatgctaAAAGgcgaaaatatttaaatatgatgTAACGTTTTCAGACAAATAGTTGATCTTGTCAGTGTCGTTATTGCGACTTCTTAATGCATCCACCCATAAACGTACCAGGAGTTATGGTTGATGGATAATCAATAATAACTTACATTTTGCTTGAAAATAGCCCATATTTTTAGCTACCCGTAAAACCGAGTTAGTTTGTATACAAACAAACATAAAAGCGACCTGCGTAGGTTCCCGTGTACTCAAGTGCGAGCATAAGAAGTCCGATCCGCTCCTAGAATTTCAGACAGAATAGTGAAACGGCTGGGCAAAAACGTGTTGCGGTACTTTTCTAGTTTTATACATTTAACCGACAACTGAAATAAGTTTATgataattaaaatacataacATATAAAGTGCTTAAAAATGTCTCAAGTAAATCCATTCCAGGTGCGAGTTATACGAATTTTAGCGCGAAAATGTGAACTTAATTAGGCTAAAGTGGTGTTTCTGATTGTTACAGCTGGTTGCTGCGTTTGCTGTGTCGATGGGCTCTCTGATCGTCGGCTTTTCGTCGGGCTACACTTCACCCGCCTTCGACTCCATGAATAAGACATTGTCGATTGACGAGACACAGGTTAGTAAATCACAAGAATATAACGATAAAACAAGTCAGCAATTACAAATATGAAGTGTATGGATTTTACACTGTCATATTAAAAATGATGTCAATTTGTTCAGGAGACTACAGTCGGACCCAATAGGTAACTCGGAAGTGCTATCATAAAGGTCTAACTTTTATACGAATGTATGTTGCATTTTATCATACTACATGCAAACTTTACTTGGGCCGACTCTAAAGTTAATACTTGCATATAAGATTACTCCTACGCCTTCGGTACTTGTGTCATATAcatgaaaatttcgacccttgctttcgtgattcGATGgtcgagtggttttacaggttaacggagtacgctgggtcgattccagctcggaacacttggaggccttggtcactttttctttgtatatgatatttatttaacgtttataaGATTACACCTATTTGTTGAGTAGTATatagtatacctacatatatgtaactagattttttttacaacTTGCCCTTACATTCACGCCTGTCAATAAGCTATTAGATTTATCAAGTAAATTTaaccatttattattattttacagaaAAGTTGGATAGGCGGTCTCATGCCCCTAACTGCTCTGGTTGGCGGCCTCGCCGGGGGTCCTATGATCGAAATGCTCGGCAGAAGATTAACCATAATGGGAACTGCCGTACCGTTCTTCCTCGGATGGATGCTCATCGCGAACGCATTCAACGTCCCTATGGTGTTCGCCGGACGAGCACTATGTGGCGTGTGCGTCGGAGTCGCCTCTCTAGCCTTCCCCGTCTACCTAGGAGAAACCATCCAACCAGAAGTGAGAGGTGCCCTCGGACTACTCCCGACTGCCTTCGGTAACACAGGAATTCTCCTCGCATACCTCGCTGGAGCGTACCTGACTTGGGACAAGCTGGCATTCCTCGGAGCTGCGCTTCCAGTACCATTCTTTTTACTTATGCTTCTAACACCGGAGACACCTCGCTGGTATGTCACTAAAGGACGACCTGAGGATGCTCACAAAGCTCTGCAGTGGTTAAGAGGAAAGAATATAAACATTGACAAGGAAATGAGAGACCTTACAAGGACGCAAGTGGAATCAGACCGGGCCGGCGGTAGCGGCTTGAGCTTGCTCTTTACCAAGAAATATTTGCCCGCCGTTTGCATCTCGCTAGGCTTGATGCTCTTCCAACAGTTCAGTGGAATCAACGCTGTGGTGTTCTACGCGTCAGATATCTTCAAGAAATCCGGCAGCACCATAGATGAAAACTTGGCGACTATTATAATTGGCATTGTTAATTTCATTTCCACTTTCATAGCGACAGCTATTATTGATAGACTGGGCAGGAAGATGTTGCTGTATATTTCATCAGTGTCTATGATAATCACTTTAGTGGCCCTGGGAGGTTATTTCTACGTATTGGAATCTGGATCCGACGTGTCCTCGATTGGTTGGCTGCCTCTCACGAGTCTCGTCTTATACGTGCTCGGATTTTCAATAGGCTTCGGACCTATTCCATGGCTTATGTTAGGTGAGATCTTGCCTTCAAAGATCCGCGGTATGGCTGCTTCTACGGCGACGTCATTCAACTGGACCTGCACATTTATTGTCACCACGTCATTTAAGAGCATTGATGCGGCCATCAAGATGTCCGGCACGGTTTGGTTATTCGCCGTCATTTGTTTGGCTGGCTTATTCTTTGTGATATTCTTCGTCCCCGAAACACAAGGCAAGAGCTTAGAGGAGATTGAGAAGAAATTGACAGGTGGCTCACGTATAAAAATACGTAGTGCCACAGCCAGCAAACACATTAAGAATGAGTGTTAATATGAGAGATTATTTTTGTAGTATATATGAGAATACATTCCAGAGTGCGGGAGGCACAAAGGCTGTGTGGCAAGTCCACGAGAGTTGCAATAGGCTGCACCGAGCTACGTTCGGTGTGTTCATTGAAGAGACTGATTTGGATTGTAGCCATTTAAATCtcatttacttaatttaagtataataaaattgatGTGTAAATTGTCCATAATAGTTCCTTTAGGATAAGTATTGTATTATGATCTGTGAACTTAGACCTTTATACATATTGATCATGACAAAGCATATTTTTTTAGATGATTGACCAAATGtttatttgtaagtaatttcttAAATCAATTCTactatattgaaaatatttggAATTCGTCATTCTTTTAGATTATTATACTCAAATGCCTTCGTATATTACGGAgacattgttttatttatatcgttatttttttaatttaataaaaatgtattttaagaGTTTAATAAATTGTTTCATTTTAAACCCTCCTCAGCTCTGAATACTTAGAAACAGTAAAacagaaaatatttaataataatatggttCACGATAACAAATAGATACCACTgtaaaataaatggaaaaattaTTAAAGGCCTAGTTTTATTGCATTCCCCATAAAAGACTTATGTAAATCTTCACACATCTCTTGTTACGTAAGAGCAAGATACAAAAGtgcgaataacaaacattactTCTGGAGAAACTCAAGGACTTATCGTAATCCACCTGTGCAGTTTTTGATCAAAAGTTCAATACACTCTCACTAAGCGAAATGTAACGCAAATAGACAAAGTTGATAAAATCATTGCTATCATTGGCTTCTGAATACCACTTACCTTCCTATCACCACATACACATAAGAAAAATTCGATCCCTGTCTTTATTAACAGGATGTTGCTATAcaactatgtatgtatataatttttaagaaaaaaaaaccgtcgcctttcgggttctggtgaaagctacttgcgaatgttggattatgtagaaatgtgtaagtattttttaaaa includes the following:
- the LOC125225077 gene encoding facilitated trehalose transporter Tret1-like — translated: MSFNKNNPNPMGKIMGYLKQLSTEMGGSEQARRGQSDEERLYRQRGPKYARVPSRATLSASTTCTSLATSCGSQGTLAPNYAAIPELVSTESSSEDEQSSFNKTRRHFQQLRQISLGNEFKYKMEMEIKNEGRKDENLRNSVPFVKQLSLDSNKAKPEFSINGDTPPYAPTTQRIYLWTQLVAAFAVSMGSLIVGFSSGYTSPAFDSMNKTLSIDETQKSWIGGLMPLTALVGGLAGGPMIEMLGRRLTIMGTAVPFFLGWMLIANAFNVPMVFAGRALCGVCVGVASLAFPVYLGETIQPEVRGALGLLPTAFGNTGILLAYLAGAYLTWDKLAFLGAALPVPFFLLMLLTPETPRWYVTKGRPEDAHKALQWLRGKNINIDKEMRDLTRTQVESDRAGGSGLSLLFTKKYLPAVCISLGLMLFQQFSGINAVVFYASDIFKKSGSTIDENLATIIIGIVNFISTFIATAIIDRLGRKMLLYISSVSMIITLVALGGYFYVLESGSDVSSIGWLPLTSLVLYVLGFSIGFGPIPWLMLGEILPSKIRGMAASTATSFNWTCTFIVTTSFKSIDAAIKMSGTVWLFAVICLAGLFFVIFFVPETQGKSLEEIEKKLTGGSRIKIRSATASKHIKNEC